The window CGGCGAGAGATATGCCCAATCCGGCGATACCGATACCGGCGAGGATGGGTTTTATGTTTATGCCGATGGCGTTAAGGATGACGAAGCACATCACCGTGGCAAGCAGCACGCGCAGCATCTGGGTCGTGAGCTGCCGCAGGGTGGACATGCGGTACATCAGCCAGGCGCGGCGTATCTCGTCGTCTTTGTAGACGGTGTTCCGCGCGCGCTCTCCCGCCGCCTGGAAGATGTGCATCATAAGGTATGGTATGGCTTTATCGATAAGATACCATATGAGAAGGATAAAGAGGATAAAAAGTATCGTCGCCATGTTTTTCAGAAGAAGTTCGAGGAACATTTCGCCCCTGTATTCAAGAAATTGTTTGTGATAACCGGTAATTGTATCCATAAGAGATCTTCCTCTGTAATTTTATTTGCGTCCTGTATATTGTAACTGATAATGGAGAGGGTAAATCGGTAATATATTGGTAAAAAGAGGCCGGCAACCGTTAAGATCGCCGGCCTTTTGTCAGTTTTTACCGTGCTGACGTTATTTGGACGCGTTATCCGCGGGCTTCTCTTCCGCGGGAGCCTCCGGCGTTTTGGCCGCTGGAGCTGCGGGGATGCCGCCAAGGTTCTCTAGGGCCTTTTCGTTGATTTCAACTTTCACCTTTTTTCTGAGGTCTTCAAGTTCTTTCGCGATATAGCTCATCTGCAGGCGCTGCACGATTTCATCTTTTGCTTCATCGAAGGTGAGCTGTTTTGAGGGACGGCGCTCAAGCACTTCGAGCACATGCCAGCCGAGGTCGGTCTTTATGGGGCCGACGAGCGAATTCGGGCGTGCGGTCTCTATCGCCTTGTCGATTGATTCCGGCATCACGCCCTTCTCCATCCAGCCGAGGTCGCCTCCGCGCTGGGCCGTATTGGTGTCGCGGCTGAATTTCTCGGCGGTCTTGGCGAAGTCTTTATCTTTGAAGATATCGAGGATCGCGTTGTTGGCGTCCTTCTCCGACGAGGTCAGGATATGGCGGAGGTGTGTGGCGGGCGCCTGGATGAATTCCTCTTTGTGCTCCGCGTAGTATTTCTTTACGGCTTTGTCGCTCATGTCCCATTTTTTGCTGATTTCCTGGAGATAAGCCTCTAGGAGGAGCTGCATACGCTGCCATTTAAGTTTGAGCGCCACATCCTCACGATCGGCGAGTCCGCTGATGCGCGCGCCCTCGGCGAAGAGCATCGCGTCGGCCATCTGTTTCACCATCTCAACGCGGTCGGCAAGGGTCGCCTGGGTGAGCATGAGGCCCACCATCATCGGGTTGCCGCCCGCGCTGCTCTGAAGCACCTCTATGACTTCTCCCGGCTTCAGCGATTCGTTGCCGACGACCACCGCAGTCTCTTCCGTGGCGGCAAAGGCCGATACGGCTACCGCGGAGACGGAGAGGACGACAGCCGCCCCCATGACTAGTTTCTTTCTTAATGACATTCAAAGTTCCTCCCTGAGTTATGATTAAACGTTCCTCAACTCGCATAATGCTACCACAAAAAATAAAATCCGAGGGCGGTAAATTGACCGCCCCCGGATTTTTCGCGCTAATTTTTACCGCAAATCTGGAAATTCAGTGATTCCCCGTCGCGGCTTACCGTGATTTTATCGCCGTGCGAGATGTTGCCCTCCAACAGGCGGTTGGATATCTCGTCCTCGATCATCTTCTGGATGGTGCGCCGCAGCGGACGCGCCCCGTATTTCGGGTCGTATCCCTTGTCGAGGATCAGCCTCTTGGCCTCTTCGTCAACATCAAGCTCGATATGGTTTTCATTGGCGCGTTTTTTCACCTCTTCGAGCATGATGTCGACGATTTTTACCAGCTCGGGACGTCCAAGCGGCTCAAAGACCAGTATTTCGTCGATACGGTTGAGGAACTCCGGCCTGAAGGCCTTCTTCGCCGCCTCCTGCACCGTATTTTTCATCCGCCGCGCATCCGCGGCGCTCTGTTCCTCCGCTCCGCCGAAGCCGAGTGAGCGTCCGCCCATATTGTCGGATACGCCGACGTTGCTGGTCATGATTACGACGCAGTTGCGGAAGTCGCTGACATGGCCGTGGCCGTCGGTCAGCCGCCCGTCCTCGAGTAGCTGGAGCATGATGTTGAATACGTCGGGATGCGCCTTCTCTATTTCGTCGAAGAGTACGACGGAATAGGGTTTGCGGCGGATCGCCTCCGTGAGTTTGCCCCCCTCCTCAAAACCAACGTATCCGGGGGGCGCGCCGATGAGCTTGGCGGCCTCGTGGCGTTCCATGTATTCGCTCATGTCCATGCGGATCATCGCATCTTCGCTGCCGAAGAGGAATTCCGCCAGCGAACGCGCGAGCTCCGTCTTGCCGACTCCCGTAGGGCCGAGGAAGAGGAAGCTGCCGACAGGACGTTTGGGGTCTTTCATACCGCTTCTCGCGCGGCGCACGGCGCGCGCCACCGCGTGAAGGGCCTCCTCCTGGCCGACCATGCGGCGTTTGAGTTCATCCTCCATGCGCAGCAGTCTGCGGCTCTCCTCTTCGGTGAGCTGTGTCACCGGTATACCGGTGCTCTCCGCCACGATAGAGGCGATATCTTCCGGCTTTATCTCGGGAGTGATCTTGTTGCGGGACTCCGTCCATTCACGCCGCCACTGTTCGCTCTGCTCCTTCGCCTTGCGCTCTTCGTCGCGCAGATAGGCGGCCTTTTCAAATTCCTGCGAGGCGGCCGCCTCTTCCTTCTCTTTGCGAAGGTCGTCGATGCTGCGCTCCAGCGCCTTGAGCTCGTCGGGAATCTCAAGGGTGTTGATGCGCGCGCGCGCCGAGGCTTCGTCGATGAGGTCTATCGCCTTATCGGGAAGGAATCTGTCCGTGATGTAACGCTTCGAGAGCGCCGCCGCCGTCTCAAGGGCCTCGTCGGTGATGCGCACGCGGTGGTGTCCCTCGTAGCTGTCGCGCAGCCCTTTGAGGATCAGCACCGTCTCCTCCTCCGTAGGCTCGTCTACCTGCACGGGCTGGAAGCGGCGCTCGAGCGCGGCGTCTTTCTCGATGTACTTCCGGTACTCGTTTATCGTCGTAGCGCCGATGACCTGGAACTCGCCGCGCGAAAGGCTCGGCTTGAGGATGTTAGCCGCGTCCACCGCCCCCTCCGCGCCGCCGGCGCCGACGATGGTGTGGATTTCGTCGATAAAGAGGATGATGTTTTTCGTCTCGCGTATCTCTTTTACGAGGCGGCGCATACGTTCCTCAAATTCGCCGCGGTATTTTGTGCCCGCGACGAGGTTCGCGACATTGAGCTGCATTACGCGCTTACCCTTGAGTATCTCGGGGATGTCGCCTGTGAATATCCTCTGCGCAAGCCCTTCGGCGACAGCCGTCTTGCCGACGCCCGGCTCGCCGATCAGCACAGGGTTGTTTTTCGTGCGGCGCGAAAGTATCTGCACCACACGCTGAATTTCTTTCACCCGTCCAATGACGGGGTCCAGTTCGCCGTTTTTCGCCATCAAAGTGAGGTCGATGGCCAGCTGGTCCACCGTCGGAGTCTTTGAGGGCGCCGCGCCGCGCGTCCGCCCCCTCGGGTCTTCGGGCTGTCTCGGCGGCTGCTGTCCGCGCTCCGAGGCCATTCCACCCATCTGCTCCGCGACAAGCCGCCGGCAGTTATCGAGCTCAAGGCCGTGCGAGGCCAGAAGCCGCGCCGCCATTCCCTCGCCCTCCGCTAATATCGCGAGGAAGATATGCTCCGTACCTATATAGTTGACGCCCATCCTGCGGGCCTCGCGCATCGCCAAGTCCATCACGCATTTCGCGCGCGGGCTCATCGGCAGGTCAACCTGCCCGTAGCGCGGCGCGCCGATCCCGGCAAACTGCTCGATCTCCTTCACCAGCACCTCCGGCGTAACGTCATGGTCCGCCAGTATCTTTGTAATGAGGCCGTCGTTGTCGTAGAGCAGCCCCAGAAGGACATGCTCCGTCCCGATCACCTCATGGCCCATTCGCAGGGCCTCTTTCTGCGCAAGCTGAAATACGCGCTTGCCCCGTTCTGTAAAGTTATGCCACATTATAATTCACTACCCTGGGTCATATTAGATTTCCTCAACTCAGCCATTCTGTCGCGAAGCTGCGCCGCGTATTCGTAATTTTCCGATTTTACGGCCGCTTCCATTTTCTTTGAGAGCTCAGAAAGCTCCTCCTCCGCCGTCATCACGCGCGCGGAGGTGTCATCTTTTACTTCTTCCTCAGCGGGTACGCTTTGGGACTTCGTACGCTCCTCAAACATCGCATCAGGCAGCACTCCGCCGCAGTGCGGACAGAGGCGTGCCGCCCTCTTTCTGGTGTAGGCGCCCCGCAGCGCTGGGATCACCAGCTCTTTGAAGGCCTCTTCTATATCCATCAGCCCCTCGACCGAGAAGGACATTTTCAATAGATTCGAGACGTCATCCAGATGCAGATGGGCTTCCGCGCACTCCCGGCAAAGATGCTGTACCTGCCGCTCCCCGTTCACCACATTGACAAGATGAATCTCCGCGCGTCTGACTTTACACTGTTCGCATAACATGGCAACGCCTCCTAACTAAGCGCAAGGCTCGTAAGTAACTTTTTCAACAGGTCAGCCCTCATGATCTCCCGTTTATAGATGGAGATATCATAAAGGGTGCGCCCGTACTCCTCCTGACTCCGCAGGGCGACTTCGATGAGAAGCCTCTCTCTGGCGGATATCAGCTTTCTGTTCTGCAGGTTCATCAGCAGCCGCTTAGATTCCTGCTCCGATATTTTATTGCCGATAAGGTCCTCAAGGTGCAGGACCTCTTCGTCACAATTTTTAAATGTCAGCTGTACCACGCGGATGTAACCGTGACCTCCGCGCTGGCTCTCGACCAGAAATCCGTTTTCCGGCGCGAATCTGCTTCTCAGGACATAATTTATCTGACTTGGAACGCATTCAAAGAGTTCCGCGAGATCTTTTCTGCGAAGTGAAATGGTGCCTCCGCCATTCTCTTCAAGCAGCTGTCCGATATACTCTTCTATTTTCCTCGTAAGACTCGATGACGACAATGTCTTCACTCCGTTTCTCTGATTTTGGACAAAGGCCCGCCTGAATTTAACCAATAATGATTATATATTAATGGTCAATATAAGTCAATCATAGTCAAAAAGACAAAGTAAAAGCCGCCCCATAAAGGGCGGCGCGCGTATTCAGCCTATTTTACAGCTGTTACTTCTTAAGGGCGTTGACGACGTCCTGTGTGAGATCGATGCCGCCGTAGTAGACAAGCGCCTTGTTTACAACGATCGTGACGCCCTTCTGCTTGGCGACCTTCGCGATCGTGTCATTCACCTCTTTGAGTACAGGATTCATCAGCTTTGCCTCTTCTTCCCGCATTTCAAACTGGAGGTTCTGAACTATTTCGCTCTTTTTCTTCTCGTCGCTCTCCTTGTCAAAGGCAGCCTTCGCCGCGTTCGACTTCTTCTTGCCAAGCTCGTCAAGCTGCTTCTGAGCCTGCTGGAACTTCGAGAACTGCTGCAGCACTCCCATATCGTCTACGTAGCCAACCGTGTCGTCCGCCGCGTATGAAATCGCACCGAACGCAAAAAGCGCTGCTATGGCAAGCAGTAATGCCGCTGTTTTCTTCACCCTATTACCTCCTGCGTAAATACTGATATCACTGATACTCTTATCCTCAATGACGCACAAAGAAATTTTATCTCTCGAAGCGGATATTGTCCATAGCGGAGCCGCACTTTCAGTATGCGGTATTCAGCTTCACCGCCTCCGGCAAAATCAAAGTACACGAAACAGCCGAACAGTACCGGGTTTCCGAATGACGACGCAGCTGAAGAGCATCAGACGTCCGCCGCACCGTTTACGCCCAGCTCGTAGAGCCGCGAAGTTTCGGCGTAGGTACGGGCGATGTCGCGCAGAATGTCGCGGTGTTCGAAATCTTTATTGCAGACGATATTTATCTCCCGCTCCATGCTGAGGTTCTCGACGGGCAGCACAGTGATCTTGCCCTTCCGCAGTTCGTCAAGGCAGACGCTCCTCGCGAGGATCGATATGCCGAAGCCGCGCCGGATGAGGTCTTTGATGGTCGCGATATTGTTGACCTCTAGGATGACGTTGAATTCGTCGATCGAGATATTGAGGCTCTCAAGGTGCGACACAAAGAGGTTGCGCGTGCCTGAGTCGGGCAGGCGCAGGATCATCTTCTCTTTTTTAAGCTCCTCGATGGTGATGATCCCATGTTTCGCGAGCGGGTTGTCATTTGAGAGGGCGGCGACAAGGAGGTCCGTGTCGAGGTGCACGGTCCAAAATCCTCCCTCCACGCACTTGCCCTCGACGATGGCGATGTCCACCTCGTAATTTTTCAGTTTCTCATAGAGGTTGTTTATTGTATCGGTGACGACTGTCATCTTCACGCCGTCGTTAATGCTGCAGTACCGCGCGAGAGCCTCGGCGATCTGGTTGCTCTCCGAGGTATGAGTGATGCCGACAGTTATCAGTTTCAGGAAACGCTTTTCCTCGTGGATGTTTTTGCGCAGCTCGTCATACATGTTGGTGAAGCGTTTCGCGTAGCGCAGAAGTATCTCTCCCTCCGCCGTCAGCCGCAGCTCCCCCTCTTTGCGGTGGAATATCTTTATACCGAACTCATGTTCAAGCTGTTTCACATGCTGACTCACCGCAGGCTGCGTGAGTGAGAGTTCGGCGGCGGCGCGAGTGAAGCTCATAGTCTCGCAGACCTTTATCAAGGTTCTTACCTTCTGGTCAAGCATTCTCCTTACCTCCCACCGATATAACAAAATTTTATCACATATAAATATTTCATAATTTTACTTTATCCACTTCTCCTATATAATATCACTAAATATTCAAATTATTCAATATTTATAGAGGGGAGGTTGACGCGATGGCTGCCATAGCTATCCATTCACATAC is drawn from Cloacibacillus porcorum and contains these coding sequences:
- a CDS encoding OmpH family outer membrane protein, translated to MKKTAALLLAIAALFAFGAISYAADDTVGYVDDMGVLQQFSKFQQAQKQLDELGKKKSNAAKAAFDKESDEKKKSEIVQNLQFEMREEEAKLMNPVLKEVNDTIAKVAKQKGVTIVVNKALVYYGGIDLTQDVVNALKK
- a CDS encoding UvrB/UvrC motif-containing protein, which produces MLCEQCKVRRAEIHLVNVVNGERQVQHLCRECAEAHLHLDDVSNLLKMSFSVEGLMDIEEAFKELVIPALRGAYTRKRAARLCPHCGGVLPDAMFEERTKSQSVPAEEEVKDDTSARVMTAEEELSELSKKMEAAVKSENYEYAAQLRDRMAELRKSNMTQGSEL
- a CDS encoding CtsR family transcriptional regulator, producing MSSSSLTRKIEEYIGQLLEENGGGTISLRRKDLAELFECVPSQINYVLRSRFAPENGFLVESQRGGHGYIRVVQLTFKNCDEEVLHLEDLIGNKISEQESKRLLMNLQNRKLISARERLLIEVALRSQEEYGRTLYDISIYKREIMRADLLKKLLTSLALS
- a CDS encoding ATP-dependent Clp protease ATP-binding subunit, which produces MWHNFTERGKRVFQLAQKEALRMGHEVIGTEHVLLGLLYDNDGLITKILADHDVTPEVLVKEIEQFAGIGAPRYGQVDLPMSPRAKCVMDLAMREARRMGVNYIGTEHIFLAILAEGEGMAARLLASHGLELDNCRRLVAEQMGGMASERGQQPPRQPEDPRGRTRGAAPSKTPTVDQLAIDLTLMAKNGELDPVIGRVKEIQRVVQILSRRTKNNPVLIGEPGVGKTAVAEGLAQRIFTGDIPEILKGKRVMQLNVANLVAGTKYRGEFEERMRRLVKEIRETKNIILFIDEIHTIVGAGGAEGAVDAANILKPSLSRGEFQVIGATTINEYRKYIEKDAALERRFQPVQVDEPTEEETVLILKGLRDSYEGHHRVRITDEALETAAALSKRYITDRFLPDKAIDLIDEASARARINTLEIPDELKALERSIDDLRKEKEEAAASQEFEKAAYLRDEERKAKEQSEQWRREWTESRNKITPEIKPEDIASIVAESTGIPVTQLTEEESRRLLRMEDELKRRMVGQEEALHAVARAVRRARSGMKDPKRPVGSFLFLGPTGVGKTELARSLAEFLFGSEDAMIRMDMSEYMERHEAAKLIGAPPGYVGFEEGGKLTEAIRRKPYSVVLFDEIEKAHPDVFNIMLQLLEDGRLTDGHGHVSDFRNCVVIMTSNVGVSDNMGGRSLGFGGAEEQSAADARRMKNTVQEAAKKAFRPEFLNRIDEILVFEPLGRPELVKIVDIMLEEVKKRANENHIELDVDEEAKRLILDKGYDPKYGARPLRRTIQKMIEDEISNRLLEGNISHGDKITVSRDGESLNFQICGKN
- a CDS encoding LysR family transcriptional regulator gives rise to the protein MLDQKVRTLIKVCETMSFTRAAAELSLTQPAVSQHVKQLEHEFGIKIFHRKEGELRLTAEGEILLRYAKRFTNMYDELRKNIHEEKRFLKLITVGITHTSESNQIAEALARYCSINDGVKMTVVTDTINNLYEKLKNYEVDIAIVEGKCVEGGFWTVHLDTDLLVAALSNDNPLAKHGIITIEELKKEKMILRLPDSGTRNLFVSHLESLNISIDEFNVILEVNNIATIKDLIRRGFGISILARSVCLDELRKGKITVLPVENLSMEREINIVCNKDFEHRDILRDIARTYAETSRLYELGVNGAADV
- a CDS encoding peptidylprolyl isomerase — encoded protein: MSLRKKLVMGAAVVLSVSAVAVSAFAATEETAVVVGNESLKPGEVIEVLQSSAGGNPMMVGLMLTQATLADRVEMVKQMADAMLFAEGARISGLADREDVALKLKWQRMQLLLEAYLQEISKKWDMSDKAVKKYYAEHKEEFIQAPATHLRHILTSSEKDANNAILDIFKDKDFAKTAEKFSRDTNTAQRGGDLGWMEKGVMPESIDKAIETARPNSLVGPIKTDLGWHVLEVLERRPSKQLTFDEAKDEIVQRLQMSYIAKELEDLRKKVKVEINEKALENLGGIPAAPAAKTPEAPAEEKPADNASK